A genomic segment from Candidatus Polarisedimenticolia bacterium encodes:
- a CDS encoding DUF1028 domain-containing protein, whose translation MMRKSRMIVPAVLLAALSAAAAPRRSAAPPANLIATFSIVAYDPANGDLGVAVTSKFPAVGNGVPWARAGVGAVATQAAANLSFGEGGLDWMVRGASAEEALRRVIEADPGREERQVGMVDARGNAATFTGKNCFSWAGGRTGKHYAAQGNILVGRETIEAMSRAFERTRGELPDRLVAALSAGQAAGGDRRGRESAALLVVRKGAGYGGRGDRWVDLRVDDHPDPVRELRRLLAVHHLYFGRTDRSKVVRIDAALAREIQLVLSRRGFYKGSIHGKYDAATRKALEDYLGWENLEERIQKDDTIDDVVLAYIREHDEPGRR comes from the coding sequence ATGATGCGAAAAAGCAGGATGATCGTCCCGGCGGTGCTGCTGGCGGCGCTCTCGGCGGCCGCGGCTCCCCGAAGGAGCGCCGCGCCGCCGGCCAACCTGATTGCGACGTTTTCGATCGTGGCCTACGACCCGGCCAACGGCGACCTAGGAGTCGCCGTCACCTCCAAGTTCCCGGCGGTGGGAAACGGTGTGCCGTGGGCCCGCGCGGGGGTCGGCGCGGTGGCCACGCAGGCCGCCGCGAACCTTTCCTTCGGTGAGGGAGGGCTCGATTGGATGGTGCGGGGGGCGTCGGCGGAGGAGGCCCTTCGGAGAGTGATCGAGGCCGATCCGGGACGGGAGGAGCGGCAGGTCGGCATGGTGGACGCGCGCGGCAACGCCGCCACCTTCACCGGAAAGAACTGCTTCTCATGGGCGGGAGGCAGGACGGGAAAGCACTATGCCGCCCAGGGAAACATCCTGGTGGGGCGCGAGACCATCGAGGCGATGAGCCGGGCGTTCGAGCGGACGCGCGGCGAGCTTCCCGATCGGCTGGTGGCGGCGCTTTCGGCGGGCCAGGCGGCCGGCGGCGACCGAAGAGGGCGCGAATCGGCGGCTCTTCTGGTCGTCCGGAAAGGCGCGGGGTACGGCGGCAGAGGGGACCGTTGGGTCGATCTCCGGGTGGACGATCATCCCGATCCGGTCCGGGAGCTTCGCCGGCTCCTCGCGGTGCATCATCTCTATTTCGGCCGCACCGATCGATCGAAAGTGGTCCGTATCGACGCGGCCCTGGCGCGGGAGATCCAGCTGGTCCTGTCCCGAAGAGGATTCTATAAGGGGTCGATTCACGGAAAGTACGACGCCGCCACGCGCAAAGCCCTGGAGGACTACCTGGGATGGGAGAACCTGGAGGAGCGGATCCAGAAGGACGACACGATCGACGACGTCGTGCTCGCCTACATCCGGGAGCACGACGAGCCCGGCAGGCGGTAG